The Planctellipticum variicoloris DNA window GTCAACACCTGCTTCGCAGAGTGGCGATCGGCAGATTCTGCCGATCGGTCGCTCCGGAAAACTCCCCCCGGTCCACACGTCCGTCACGGGGAGTGCCGTTACACCTTCGGTTGCCCGCAATTCGGTCTTGCCCGGACATTGCGGCAGCGAAGGAAGACCGATGCATTCCCCCATCGGGACAGTTGATTCCCGCGGTCCGCGTTCTGCGCGGCCGCGTTCAGGGAGGATGGGGATGAGGTCAGCGTGCGCAATCGCGAGCTTGCGCCGGTGGGCGCTGCTGGGTCTGCTGGGTCTCGGCGGCGGCCTGGAGTCGGCTCTGCTGGCGCAGGACGTTCCGCCACCGGCCCCGCCAGCTACCGCTGAAGAAGGCGACGTCGTCCCCGCCCCGGAACCGGTGATGACGACGCCGGCCCCCGCCGCAAAGCCCGCGGCTCCAAAACCGCCGCCTCAACCCTGGAAGCTGACATTCTTCGACAACGACTTCAGCTACAAGAAGGATCCCAACCATACGCCGCTGTTGGGCGAGAACCTGAAAGAGATCCCGCTCGACGAGATCTTCCCGTCGGACGTACTTTCGGACACGACCATCTCCTGGGGCGGCGAACTCCGATTCCGGTACATGGACGAGCGGAACCGGCTCCGACCGCAGGGAGATACCCGCCGGAACATGTACGACCTGTGGCGCTGGCGGAACTATCTCGACGTCAAGCACTCCGACTGGGCGCGGGTTTACGTCGAGATGATCGACGCCTCGATATTCCACAACGACCTGCCGCCGACCGGGATCGACCTGAATCGCTGGGACCTTCTGAACTACTTTGTGGATATCGCTCCGCTGGAGATTGACGACCAGAAAATCTGGATTCGGACAGGTCAGCAGGAGCTCAACTACGGTTCGCAGCGGCTGGTTTCGCCCCTCGACTGGGCGAACACCCGCCGGAACTTCGAAGGCTTCAAGGTCTTCACCAAAGGCGAAGCCTGGGATCTGGACGCATGGGTCACCAATCCCGTCAATACGGCGACGCCGAACGACGGACCGCTGGCGCGGTTCGCCAACACGTTCGACTCGCGCAACCAGGACCGCGTCTTCACTGGCGCCTGGGCGACTTACAAGGGGGTCAAGGACCACACGTTCGATTCCTACTTTCTATGGGACCACACGTCTCAGAACAACGCGGGCGGTCCGAACCTGGCCGCGTATCCGCTCGGCAACCGCTACCTGACCGCCACGCGCTGGCTGGGCAACTACGCTTACAGCGGCGACGGCGTGCTGCATGGCGAAGTCGAAGGGGGCTATCAGTTCGGCAACGATCACGGCCGCCGGGTGAACGCCGGCTTTGTGACCGTGGGGGCGGGGCACACCTGGAAGAGCCTGCCGTGGGAACCAAATCTCTGGTTCTACTACGACTGGGCGTCGGGAGACGGAGATCCGGATGCAGGCAATACCAACAGCACCTTTTTCCAATATTTCGGCCTGGTGCATGCTTACCTGGGTCTGATCGACAATATCGCCCGGCAGAACATCAGCGACGTCAACTGGAAATTCACCGTCAAGCCGCACAAGAAGGTGACCTTCCTGACCGCCCAGCACTTCTTCTCAAAGGCCAACTCGAACGACTATCTGTACAACGTCACCGGGGCGCGCATCGGCGCGCCGAACACCGGCAGCGACATCGGTCAGGAGCTCGATCTGGTCGCGACGTACAACCACAATCAGAACTTCAGCGTCGAAGCGGGATACTTCTGGTTCTGGTACGGCGCCGTCTTCGATACGATGCCGCGGGACACGGCCCAGCAGTTCTATCTGCAGACGACGTTCCGGTATTGAAAACTGGTCAGTGGTCCTTGGTCCGTCGTCAGTTGTCGATGAACTCGAAAAGGAGTTCTGAGGCTTCAGTTCTCGTCGCGTTTGCAGTTCAATCAAGGAGATTCGCTGCTGACCGATTTCAGGAGACATCGCCATGACCACTGCCGCCTGGCAACTGCAGCCCGCCGACTCTGCGTACCGCCTGACGAAGGTGACTCGCGACGTACCGGCTCCGGGGCCGGGGCAGGTCAAAGTTCGCGTGCGGGCGGTCTCTCTCAATTACCGCGATCTGGTCAATCGGGACAATCTTGCCGGGCGCGATGTCGCCGGGCGCGTGCCGACGTCCGACGGAGCCGGGGAGATTGTGGGCGTCGGCCCCGCAGTGACCGGCTGGCAGGTCGGCGACCGAGTTGCGGGCTGCCTGTTTCAGACGTGGCAGTCGGGTCGGTTCGACATGGGCTATCACAAACAGGACCTCGGGGGAACGCTCGACGGGATGCTCGCCGAGGAAGTCCTCCTCTCTGCCGACGGCATCGTCAGCATTCCCGGCCATCTCTCCTGGTCCGAGGCGGCGACGCTGCCCTGCGCGGCGGTGACGGCGTGGTACTCGCTGACCACTCGCGGCGGTCTGCAGGCGGGCGATACGGTCCTCGTCCTGGGCACCGGGGGCGTTTCGATTTTCGGACTGCAGTTCGCCACGGCACTCGGAGCGAAGGTGATCGTGACATCCAGCAGCGACTCCAAGCTGGAACGGGCGCGAGCCCTCGGCGCCTGGCAGACGGTCAATTACCGCACGCAGCCCGACTGGCAGAAAAATGTCTGGGAATTCACCGGCAAACGGGGCGTGGACCAGATTCTGGAAGTCGGCGGTCCGGGGACGCTGGAGAAGTCGCTGGGCTGCATTGCCGCGGGCGGGCATATCGCACTCATCGGCGTGTTGACCGGGTTCGGCGCCCCGCAGACCAGCCTGTTTCCACTGGTGGCCCGCAATGCGCGGATGAACGGGATCTACGTCGGCTCTCGGTCCGACTTTGAAGCCATGAATGCGTTTATCGCCGAGCGCGCGTTGCACCCGGTGATTGATCGCGAGTTTCCGTTCGACGAGGCTCCGGAGGCCTACGCGTATCTCAAGTCCGGCAGCCATTTCGGCAAAGTGGTCATCAGCGTCGATGGTTGATCGTCGATCGTTGATGGCCGGAAAAGAAAGGCTCTGCGACGCCGAATGACATCGCAGAGCATTTCTGAACCATCAACCATGAACCATCAACGATAGACGCCTACTCAACTCCCAGCTCCTTCAGTCGCTTGCCAGCCTCCACCTTCGCCTTGTCGAGGACCGTCTGCAGTTTGACCGGAACGCCTCCCTGGCGTTTGCTTTCGTCGGCGGCTTCCATGAAAGCGTAGATTTCCAGCGTTTCCTGCTCGTCGACGGGCGGCGTACCCGTCCGGAAGAACTTGACGAACTCGACCGCCAGCGGCTTGTAGCCGCCGTAGGGACCGATCTGGCCGATCCCCTTCGACCCGAAGGCGGTCCCGCCATAGCCGCTCCCCTGGCGGAGACCGCGGAAGGTGCCGATCCGTCCGCCGGTCCAGACTCCCGTGACGAGTTCAGTGCCGGGCGTCTGCGCACGCGTCACCGACTCGCAACCCGGCCCCATGACGGTAAACAGCGTCTCGACGCCGTGGATGCCGTACCAGAAGAGATCCGGATGGGTCGCTTCCAGCGACGCCGGGCTGTAGGCGTCGCAGCCGTAGACATCACCGAGCGACCCGCCGCGGATCTTCTGGGCTCCCTCGGCGAACCGCAGCGAGGAGGCCGAGAAGACCGGAACCTTGTACTTCTTCGCGGCTTCGAAGATCGCGACAGCGTCGGTCAACGAACCGGCGATCGGCTTGTCGATGAAGCAGGGCTTACCGGCTTTCAAAACCGGCAGAACCTGTTCCAGATGCGGCCGGCCGTCGTTAGTTTCGAGCAGGACGCAGTCGACCTTTTCCAGCAGTGCAGGAATCGAATCGACGATCTCGATCCCCAGGTCCTGGAAGATCTTGGTGTACTCCGGCACGCGCTTCGTGCTGGATTCAATGTCCGGGCTCCCCTTCGGATACGCAGCAACCACCTTGCAATGGGCGAGTTCGGGAGGTGCGTCGGGATCGTTGAGGAGCTTGGCGAAGGCTGGCGCGTGTGAGGTATCGAGACCAATTACGCCGACGCGCAGCACCTTCGGAGCGGGCTGGGCTTCGACGGCGGTGAGAACCTTCGATGCGACGCTGGCGACGGCGGCGACTGGATCGGAAGACTGCGAGCCGGGAAGTTGCCAGAGCGTGACCGACCGATCCTGGCTTCCTGCGGCGATCTTCGTTCCGTCTGCCGAGACGGCGACCGAGTTCACTTTCGCTTCGTGGGCTTCTTCTTCCGCGGTGAGATCTTCGCCGGTGTCGCTGCGCCAGAGTCGGATCTCGTGCATTCCCTTAAAGCCGCCGCCGCTTCCGGAAACGATCAGCGAGGACTTCGGGACGAAGGCCAGCGTATTCACGGGCCGGCTGTGACCGCCGTAGAAGCCGACCGGTTCGCCCGACGGGAGATTGTAGAGAATCACTCGTTCGTCGAGGCCGCCGGAGGCGACCAGCTTGCTGTCTGGCGAGAAGGCAACGCAGAGCGCCGCTTGCTTGTGATCGGTCGCAGTGACGCGGGCCTGCCAGGTCTGCGTGTCCCAAAGCTTCAGTTCGCCCGGTTTCGTGAGGCGGGTGTCGTCGCCGGCGACCGTCGCGACGGTCTGGCCATCGGCGGACCAGGCGACTCCCGTGACCGGATACGCATGACCGGAGAGGACGACCGGGGCTTCTTCCCCGGCGAGCGTCCAGACCCGGGCGACTTCGTCTTCGGAGGAAGCCGCCAGCTTCAATCCATCCGGCGACCAGGCCAGGCCGGTCACGTAGGCCCGCGGACCTTTCAGCGTGCGCTGCTCCTTGGAGTTCGCGACGTCCCAAAGCACGATCTTCTGGTACATGCCGACGGCGAGCTGCGCCCCGTCCGGCGAAAAGGCGAGCGACCGGACCGTCTTGCCGGCGGTCAGCGTGGATTTGACTTCGGTTCCGGAAAGGAGCCGGACTTCGGGGCCTGTCGCAATCGCCAGCAGCTCCCCCTGCGGCGACCACGCCACCGCAGGGACCGCAGCAGGGAGATCGCCGATGCGACCGATCGATTTGAGGGCGTTCACGCCGCCGACCGCTGTGCTCGGCGTCCCGAGGGGCGGAACTTCCGCCCGAAGTGTTTCCGCAAATCCCCAGGCCCCGATCAGGAGCCCCGTGACCGACAGCAGGCGACGCAGCATTCAAGCATCCTTCGTTCTGTCCAGACTGACCGCAGATTCGACGCTGCCAGCTTATCGCGGGACGGTTCGCGGGGCAAAACGAATCGAAGAATCCCGATGATTGCCGGCTCCTGCCAAAACCGTGCTTTCGCACATCAAGTCAGCTCGATCGTCGTCCGGTCGCACAGCAATCGGCGAATCTCCCTGGCAGACGGCACGTCCCGCATTGAGCCCGGTCGGTCGACCAATTACGATTCCGACAGCAGAGATCGTTGATCGCCGAGTTTTGCGGCGTCCGGGGAGCTGCGGGGAGGTTGAGTTTTCGATGTTTGACGGTCGCTTTCCGACGATTCTGCTGTTCGGCGCTCCGGGTGTGGGTAAGGGGACGCAGGGGAACATCCTGGGGCAGGTTCCCGGTTTCTGTCACTTGTCGTGCGGGGACGTCTTCCGTTCGCTGAACATCAGCTCGCCAGAAGGACGGGAGATTTACGAATACAGCTCACGCGGACAACTGGTGCCGGATGAACTGTCGATCCGGATCTGGAAGAAGGCCCTGCACGGCCACATCGCCGTCTCCCGCTACCGTCCGCCCGATGAATTTCTCGTTCTCGACGGCATTCCGCGGAATCCCGAGCAGGTGAAAATGATCGCGGACACGATCAACGTGCTGCACATCATTCATCTCGTCTGCGAGGACGAGAAAGCGATGATCGATCGCATCAAACGCCGGGCGATTCGGGAGAACCGTTCCGACGACGCGAATGAAGAAATCATCCGCCACCGGTTCGAAGTTTACTCGCGAGAATCCGAGCCGGTTATCGGCTGCTACCCGTCGGAAATCGTCTCTCGAATCGACGCCGTACGGACTCCCGCAGAAGTTCTGCATGCGATTCTGGGCGTGCTGATCCCGATTCAGCTTGCGTGGAAGGCCAGCCTGCCCAGTACGCCGTATTAGAAGTCAGACGCGTGGGGACGGATCGGCTGGGAGCGGAGGCGAGTGCCGTAACGACCAGGCTCACCTGCTGCGCGGACTCAAAGAACGTGAAATCTCGAAAAGCCTGCATGCTGCCGCAGGCAGATGCAGCGTCTCGTTCGGCGTGCCTTGGTTACCCGACCCGCTCGCTGCTCTTCCACAACTCGAAGTCATTCATGCCGTCCTCAGCCCAGAAGATCAGGCCATAAGGGTGAAGCTCGATACTATGGCCCGGCGAGCAGCCGCTGCCGATCAGCACCACTTCACCGACCTCGCCGGGAGCCAAGCAAATCTCGCTAGCCCAGGGCTCGACGACGACAACCAGGTCCGCCGCGCCGCTGTTGCGCACAGGGATGCGGATACGCTGCTCCACCGGAGCCCTCCCTCGCCTGACAGATGATTCCCTGAACCAAAAGCATGGAAGATAATCGGCAGTTTCCGCAGGTCAATGCCATACTCAGGCCGTGAAATCCGTCGAATTCCACTGCGAGAGGTGACCGAGCAACACGTCATTCGGGTGAGACGTCACTCAACTCGCCCCTGAAGCCGCGTCAGCCGCCAAGCAGGACTCGACCGACGTGCTGAATGGCGCGCGTCAGGTCCGCGGCGCGGTCGTTGCCCTGAGTACGGACCGCGGTCAGCCAGCCGCGATAGTCGGCTTCCGACAGCAGCGCCAGCACCTCGATCCAGTCGACGACGCCCTGCCCGACCGGGACTTCGTCGCCGCCCCCTGCAAAGTCTTTCAGGCCATCCCGCAACTGCACGTGCCAGACCAGGTCGTGCAGAGCGCGGAGCGACTCATTCACGCTGCGGCCGGTCATGGCGAACTGGGCGGGGTCGAAGTCGATCCCCAGCGGCCCGGTCTGCACCTGATTAATCAACCGGCGCAGGCTCTCGGCGGAATCGTTGACCGGCGTCAGCGCCAACGCGACGCCCACATGGTTGGCGTGGGCGGCCAGATCCTGCAGGACCTGCAGCAGCAGTTTGTACTCGGGAGAGTCTTCCTCCGCGGGAATCGTCCCGGCGCGGAAACACAAGACGCGCGCCTGAAGCTGCCAGGCGGCCGTCATCGCTCCCTTGATCGCGAGAATTCGACGGTCGAGCTCGTGCTCAACATTCAGCGGCTGACGGGTCGGAATCACCGCTCCGGCCACCGACAATCCCAGCTCCCTCACGAAGTGCAGCAGATCGCGACGGGCGGTTTCCGTCAGCAGGGAGGCGTCGACTTCCTGGCGGACGTCCAGCACAATTCCCTGAGCCCCCATGCCTGCGACAGTCTGGAACGACTGTCGCAGCGGTTGCTGCAGACAGCGGGTGGCGACGCTCAAACGGAAGGGATGCATGACGCTGGAAGACTCCTCGAACAAACCCGCACAGACTGCCGGACCGGCAGGGTCGCCTGCCGCGGGGATTGCCGGCGTGCGATTTCACCCGCACAGTCGCTCCGTTCGGCAGCCCCTTGCAGTCGGCGATGCACGGCGACGATGAATCCCCTGATATTGCGCCCGACCGCGCCGCGGGGATCTTCGCTGGATGATAGTCGCGTCAGCCACCCTCTGCTACCTCGCGCTGGCCTGGGCTCCGCCGCCCGGCGCTCCGGAGTTTTCGCGCGCCGCCGACATTCAGGACTACACGTTCGAACGCAAGGACGATCAGGATCTGGACCGGCAGCCGGACGACTGGACTCGTCGACGCGGCGAAGGCTTCCCGCTCTATGTGAAGTCGGAGATCGACCGCGGCGTCGGACACAACAGCGAGCAGAGCCTCAAATTTGAGGCCAACGGCGGCGCTGCCGCCTATTATTCCCCCCTGATCCGGATCGACCCCCGCTACACGCTGGTGCTCGAAGGCTACATCCGGACCGACGGGCTCGCCGATACGGCGGGAATGGTGTCGGTCTCGCTGCTCGACAATAAGCGTCAGAGAGTTTCCCGCCATCTCAGCGCGCCGGTCGTCGGAACGCGCGGAGAATGGGTTCGCATCGAGATCGGTCCGCTCCTCCCCGGACCGGAGATTCGCCACGCCATCATCGGCTGCCACCTGCTACCAGGCGAACACGTCGAAATCTCCGGGGGGGTCCACTTCGACGACCTTCGGCTCGGCCGACTGCCGCGGCTCTCCCTGGAGCAGGACCGGCTCTCCCACTTTCACCCCGAAAGCCAGCCGCTGAAACTGCTCGCGCGATTGTCCGGGCTCGATGCACGCGACCAGTATCGACTGCAGTTCGAATTGTCGGACCCGTTTGGCGAGGGGTCTCAGACCAAGGAGTTTCCGCTGAAAGTCACGGCGGAAACGGCCGCCGAGCTGCAGGTCATTGAGTGGAATCTGGACGCTCAGCAGCCCGGATACTATCGCGTTCGGGCGGTGCTCCATCGAAATGGCGAACCCCTGATCACGCGGGATACGGCGCTGGCGGTGCTGCAGCTTCACGATTCCCCCTCCACGACCGGCGGCTTCGGCTGGTCGCTGGGGCGTCACAACGACATTGCCACCTGGGAAGCGTTGCCGGAACTGGCGGCGCAGTCCGGCATCAACTGGGTCAAACTGCCGGTCTGGAGCAGTTCGGGGGGGATCGATCCCGAGCGGACGACCCGGATCAATCGGCTGCTGGATCGTCTGACGTCCCGCGGCCTGATCGCCGTCGGCGTGCTCGATGAGCCGCCCAAGCTGCTGCTTGCCCGACTGGGACTGCAGGATGCGCGAGCCAGCGAAGTCTTCACGCTGTCGCGGGAGATCTGGGGACCGTCGCTGCATCCGGTCATCGCGCGCTACGGCGCCACAGTACGGTACTGGCAGGTCGGCGACGATGCCGACACAACCCTCGCCGGGGTTCCAGACTTGCAGGCCGTCGTCAAACAGATTCATCGCGAGATCACCGGCGTCGGCAGAAGTTCGCGACTGGTCCTGCCCTGGGAGCAGACGACTCCCCCGCCGGTACGCCAGAGCCAGTCACTGACGGCTGTCTCGCTGACCAGCCGCGGCGGGGCCAATATCCGCGACATCGGCCCCTCCGTTGAAGCCGCCAAGAAGGAAGGGTACGCCTCCTGGGTGACACTGTGGCTGGACCAGCTTTCTGGCGAGACGCCTCAGGAACGGGCGGCGTTTCTCGTGCGGGCTATGCTGGCCGCTCGCGTCGGCGGGGCTGAGGCCGTCTTTGCGGGCGACGTCATGCACTCGACGAAGGGGCTGTTGACGACGGAGGGCGCGCCGACCGAGCTCTATCTCCCCTGGCGAACGGCTGCGCTGGCCATGCAGGGGGCGGACTACCTCGGGGAGTTCGTTTTCCCCGGCGAAAGCCGCAGCGCTGTCTTTGCTCGCGACAGCGAAGCCATTCTGTTTGTCTGGGCCAGCGAGCCGACGACCGAACGGCTCTTCCTCGGCGGTCAGCCGTATGAAGTCGATGCGTGGGGCCGTCGCAAACCGCTCGTCTGGGATGAAGTCAGCCAGGAGTTCGTGATTCCAGTCGACGAGTCGCCGCGGCTGATCCGAGGCGCGTCCGCCGACCTGGCGCGTTGGCGCGTCGCCGCGCAGTTTGCCGGCGGCAAAATGAAGAGCGAGTACGGCTGGCACCCCGACCGCATCACCGGGAGAAACACGTTTCCGCAGGGGGTGAGCGGACGTCTGACCGTCCGTCTGCCGACGGACTGGGCCGCCGAACCCGCCGAATGGCCACTCCAGCTCCCCGCGGGCGAGGCCTACGATCTCCCGGTGAACCTGCTCCTGCCGACGACGGCGCGGATGGGGGAAGTCCGGATGGTATTCGAGTTCGATATTACCGCGGACCAGAATTATCGCTTCAAAGTCCACCAGAAATATCAGGTCGGGTTGGGCGACGTGACGATTGACGTCATCGACCGGAGGCTGCCGGACGGCCGGCTGGAGATCGAGCAGATCGTCAAGAATCAGACGACGCCTCCGGAGATCCTCGACTTCCGCTGCAGCCTGTTTGTCCCGGGCCTGCAGCGCAAGAGATTCACGATCACGAAACTCGGCACAGGCCAGGACCGCAAGCTCTACCATCTGCCTGACGCCGACAATCTCCGCGGCAAGGAGCTCTGGCTCCGCCTCGAACAGGAAGGGGGCCGACGCATCCTCAACTACCGCTGGACCGTCGGCAAAGACTGGTAGAGCGGCAACATTCCCTCTTCACGGATCACTCGCGACTACCCACTGACCACTCTCGAAAAATGCTGCCTCACCAGTTGCCGAAACTCGGGAAAGGATCGCACTTTCTGCACGCCCGATTTGAACTGGTCAAATTCCGGCAGGAACTTGGCGAAGTAGCAGCTCGTCCGCGGCAATCGCTTGAGCGCCCGGTGATTGCCGTAGAACTCGAACTCCGCTTCGACAACCTGCAGCAGCACGCGCGCCCGTTCGGTCGGCGAAGGCGGGGCGAGTTGCGCACCTCCCAGGACCAGTGACCTGGCCTGCTGAAAGATCCACGGATTCCCCAGGCAGCCCCGCCCGATCGCCACTCCATCCGCTCCGCTCTCTCGCCATTCTCGCACGGCGTCTTCCGCCGTTCGAATCCCGCCGCTGCCGAGTACGGGAATCGCGACGGCTTCTTTGACGCGCCGGACCACGCTCCAGTCCGGCCCCCCCACATAGGCCTGCGCCACGCTGCGGGCATGGACTTCAATGCCGGCGGCCCCTTCCGCCTCAGCGAGACGGGCGATCTCCGGCGCAGTTTCGTGTTCCGCATCGGGGCCAGTGCGAATCTTGAGCGTCACGGGAACGTCCACGGCCCTCGCCACCGCCGCGACGATCCGGGCAATCGCGGCCGGGTCGGCCATCAGCGCCCCTCCTTCGCCGCGCTGCACGAGTCGACGGATCGGACACTCGAAGTTCAGATCGACGATCGAGAATCCCTGTGCGGCAACGATCTTCGCCGCCTCGGCCATCACCTGCGGATCGACGCCGCTGATCTGGCCTGCGGCCGGCCGCTCGACCGGCGCCGTCTGCAACAGCTTCAGCGCCCGCTTGTCGCGGGCCGCCACGTCGACCGCATCGATCCGCTCGCTGCAGACCAAACTCGCCCCAAACTGCTTCATCAGTACTCGCAATGGATAGCTGGTGTGCTCCTCCATCGGGGCGAGAGTGATCGGGTGGGCGACAGCGACGGAACCGATGCGCATGCGGAATTCTCTGGGCGGGACTGCAAACCCCCAGAATGACGGTATTCTGGACGGAACTCAATTCGGTCCGGCCGTTGATATCGCTACGCAAAAGCCGTTTGAATCGACGGGCGCACGCACAATTGCCGTTTCGTGCTTCGAATTTGGTGCTCATTTCGGATTTTGTGCTTTGGATTTCAGAATTCTTTCGACACCCTCTGAACGGTCAACCCATGTCACACGAGTCGGTCTTTGAAGCCAGCGTCGGCTACTTCCTGTCGCCGCTCCGGCCATACCTTCAGGACGACACGGTCTCGGAAATCATGGTTAACGGCCACAGCGAGGTGTACATCGAGCGCCGGGGCCGGCTCGAAAAGACCGACGCCCGGTTTCCCAGCCACGACGCCCTGCTCTCGGCCGTCCACAACGTCGCACAGTATGTCGGCCGGGAAATCGACGCCGACCGCCCAATTCTTGACGCCCGCCTGCCCGACGGCTCCCGCGTCCACGTGGTCCTCCCCCCCAGCGCCCGACGGGGCATCTACTTCACGATCCGCAAGTTCGCCCGCGACATCTTCGGCCTCGACGATCTGATCCGCCTCGGCAGCCTGTCCCCCTCCGGCAAAGAGTTTCTGGAGATTGCCGTTCGCTTGAAGAAAAACATCGTCGTGGCGGGCGGGACCGGCACCGGGAAGACGTCGCTGCTGAACGCCGTCTCGACCGCCATTCCCGAAGAAGAGCGGATCGTGGTTATCGAAGACAGCTCCGAGCTCCGCCTCGCGCAGCCCCACACCTTGTACTTGGAGGCCCAACAGGCCGACGCGTACGGCCGTGGATCGGTCACCATCCGCGATCTATTCAAGGCCTCGCTCCGCATGCGGCCCGACCGGATCATCGTCGGCGAAGTCCGGAGCGGCGAGGCGCTCGACATGATCCAGTCGATGCTCAGCGGGCACGCCGGCAGTTTGACGACCGTCCACGCCACGACGCCGCGCGACGCTCTCACGCGTCTCGAAACGCTGTCGCTGATGTCGGAGGTCGAACTCCCTGTCTACGTCGCTCGGGCCCAGGTCTCCAGCGCCATCCACCTGATCGTGCAGCTCGCCCGCTACTCGGAAGACGGCTCGCGCAAAGTGACCCGTATTACCGAGGCGCTCGGCATGGACGCCGCGAATCAGTACCAGTTGCGCGACCTGTTCGTCTCACACATCCAGGGTCGCCTGCCCAACGGACGCCTGGTCGCCGACCTGCAGCCGACCGGCGAACGTCCGACGTTCGCGGATGAAGTCCGCGAGTACGGGCTTGAGCGGTTCGTGAATGCGTCGGCTGCGGTGTGGAGGGAGTAGGGTTCGGCGAGCGGGCCGTCGTCTCACGCATCATGAACTTGAGATGATTGGTCCGCAAAGCGGACCCTACGATTGCCGCGTTCGTCTCCAGCGCCGGAGCAGCCAGACCGCGTCGATGATGACCGCGATTCCGAACCAGCCGGCAATGAGTGCGTGACCGACGATCCGGTAGGGCTGAATCGCGCAGACATCGGCGATCATGATCGGCACGGCAAAAACCGCCAGCACAACCGGCAGCCATTCGAGTTCGCCCAATCGTGCGCCGCCGCAGATCCGGACAGCCGGCTACCAGATCCCGATAAACAGGACGAGCAACGAGACCAACGCGAATTGGTAGACGAGAGACATGGCTGTGCGTCGAGATGAGTCGCTGAACAAGACACGTTGGGGTATTATAATACACGCCAAGGGACCAATTCTCATCTCCATTGCGGGAACCGGCGATGTCGACGCCTTCTGATGCCACGGGGCATGGCGATGCATCGCAACCGACCACGGGTCTGCGGTGGTGCGAACGGTCCGTTGCGGATCTTCTCGAAGCGCTGGCGGAAGTCGAATCCGGTCGCACGAA harbors:
- a CDS encoding alginate export family protein, coding for MRSACAIASLRRWALLGLLGLGGGLESALLAQDVPPPAPPATAEEGDVVPAPEPVMTTPAPAAKPAAPKPPPQPWKLTFFDNDFSYKKDPNHTPLLGENLKEIPLDEIFPSDVLSDTTISWGGELRFRYMDERNRLRPQGDTRRNMYDLWRWRNYLDVKHSDWARVYVEMIDASIFHNDLPPTGIDLNRWDLLNYFVDIAPLEIDDQKIWIRTGQQELNYGSQRLVSPLDWANTRRNFEGFKVFTKGEAWDLDAWVTNPVNTATPNDGPLARFANTFDSRNQDRVFTGAWATYKGVKDHTFDSYFLWDHTSQNNAGGPNLAAYPLGNRYLTATRWLGNYAYSGDGVLHGEVEGGYQFGNDHGRRVNAGFVTVGAGHTWKSLPWEPNLWFYYDWASGDGDPDAGNTNSTFFQYFGLVHAYLGLIDNIARQNISDVNWKFTVKPHKKVTFLTAQHFFSKANSNDYLYNVTGARIGAPNTGSDIGQELDLVATYNHNQNFSVEAGYFWFWYGAVFDTMPRDTAQQFYLQTTFRY
- a CDS encoding zinc-dependent alcohol dehydrogenase family protein, which encodes MTTAAWQLQPADSAYRLTKVTRDVPAPGPGQVKVRVRAVSLNYRDLVNRDNLAGRDVAGRVPTSDGAGEIVGVGPAVTGWQVGDRVAGCLFQTWQSGRFDMGYHKQDLGGTLDGMLAEEVLLSADGIVSIPGHLSWSEAATLPCAAVTAWYSLTTRGGLQAGDTVLVLGTGGVSIFGLQFATALGAKVIVTSSSDSKLERARALGAWQTVNYRTQPDWQKNVWEFTGKRGVDQILEVGGPGTLEKSLGCIAAGGHIALIGVLTGFGAPQTSLFPLVARNARMNGIYVGSRSDFEAMNAFIAERALHPVIDREFPFDEAPEAYAYLKSGSHFGKVVISVDG
- a CDS encoding Gfo/Idh/MocA family protein; the protein is MLRVGVIGLDTSHAPAFAKLLNDPDAPPELAHCKVVAAYPKGSPDIESSTKRVPEYTKIFQDLGIEIVDSIPALLEKVDCVLLETNDGRPHLEQVLPVLKAGKPCFIDKPIAGSLTDAVAIFEAAKKYKVPVFSASSLRFAEGAQKIRGGSLGDVYGCDAYSPASLEATHPDLFWYGIHGVETLFTVMGPGCESVTRAQTPGTELVTGVWTGGRIGTFRGLRQGSGYGGTAFGSKGIGQIGPYGGYKPLAVEFVKFFRTGTPPVDEQETLEIYAFMEAADESKRQGGVPVKLQTVLDKAKVEAGKRLKELGVE
- a CDS encoding adenylate kinase family protein, which produces MFDGRFPTILLFGAPGVGKGTQGNILGQVPGFCHLSCGDVFRSLNISSPEGREIYEYSSRGQLVPDELSIRIWKKALHGHIAVSRYRPPDEFLVLDGIPRNPEQVKMIADTINVLHIIHLVCEDEKAMIDRIKRRAIRENRSDDANEEIIRHRFEVYSRESEPVIGCYPSEIVSRIDAVRTPAEVLHAILGVLIPIQLAWKASLPSTPY
- a CDS encoding sugar phosphate isomerase/epimerase family protein, producing MHPFRLSVATRCLQQPLRQSFQTVAGMGAQGIVLDVRQEVDASLLTETARRDLLHFVRELGLSVAGAVIPTRQPLNVEHELDRRILAIKGAMTAAWQLQARVLCFRAGTIPAEEDSPEYKLLLQVLQDLAAHANHVGVALALTPVNDSAESLRRLINQVQTGPLGIDFDPAQFAMTGRSVNESLRALHDLVWHVQLRDGLKDFAGGGDEVPVGQGVVDWIEVLALLSEADYRGWLTAVRTQGNDRAADLTRAIQHVGRVLLGG
- a CDS encoding tRNA dihydrouridine synthase; amino-acid sequence: MRIGSVAVAHPITLAPMEEHTSYPLRVLMKQFGASLVCSERIDAVDVAARDKRALKLLQTAPVERPAAGQISGVDPQVMAEAAKIVAAQGFSIVDLNFECPIRRLVQRGEGGALMADPAAIARIVAAVARAVDVPVTLKIRTGPDAEHETAPEIARLAEAEGAAGIEVHARSVAQAYVGGPDWSVVRRVKEAVAIPVLGSGGIRTAEDAVREWRESGADGVAIGRGCLGNPWIFQQARSLVLGGAQLAPPSPTERARVLLQVVEAEFEFYGNHRALKRLPRTSCYFAKFLPEFDQFKSGVQKVRSFPEFRQLVRQHFSRVVSG
- a CDS encoding CpaF family protein, which encodes MSHESVFEASVGYFLSPLRPYLQDDTVSEIMVNGHSEVYIERRGRLEKTDARFPSHDALLSAVHNVAQYVGREIDADRPILDARLPDGSRVHVVLPPSARRGIYFTIRKFARDIFGLDDLIRLGSLSPSGKEFLEIAVRLKKNIVVAGGTGTGKTSLLNAVSTAIPEEERIVVIEDSSELRLAQPHTLYLEAQQADAYGRGSVTIRDLFKASLRMRPDRIIVGEVRSGEALDMIQSMLSGHAGSLTTVHATTPRDALTRLETLSLMSEVELPVYVARAQVSSAIHLIVQLARYSEDGSRKVTRITEALGMDAANQYQLRDLFVSHIQGRLPNGRLVADLQPTGERPTFADEVREYGLERFVNASAAVWRE